One Anolis carolinensis isolate JA03-04 chromosome 4, rAnoCar3.1.pri, whole genome shotgun sequence DNA window includes the following coding sequences:
- the LOC100558219 gene encoding N-acetyllactosaminide beta-1,6-N-acetylglucosaminyl-transferase: MDGTKQLFSTMTTNSKMRYFLVFFTLCIPLSILVYTSKLSGKNIPRSDNQTTLAETCKAIVEGKRFFVQENLLKTSFGKSNCSYYMTQSHYITKSLSQEEASFPLAYTITLHKEFDTFERLFRAIYMPQNIYCIHVDKKAPEKYKKKVAQLLACFPNAFLASQSELVVYAGISRLQADLNCMKDLVKSAVPWKYLLNMCGQDFPLKTNKEIIQHLKKFKGKNIADGVLPPPHIIKRTKYIYREQMFGIFSFILPTLLWKPPPPHGLTIYFGPAYVALTRKFADFILQDQRSLDLLEWSKDTYSPDEHFWVTMNRIPGMFYFFHD, encoded by the exons ATG GATGGGACAAAACAGCTATTTTCAACAATGACTACGAATTCAAAAATGCGGTACTTCCTAGTATTTTTTACCTTATGTATTCCACTTTCAATCTTGGTGTATACATCAAAACTCTCTGGTAAAAATATCCCAAGGAGTGACAATCAGACAACTTTGGCAGAAACTTGCAAAGCAATTGTGGAGGGAAAGAGATTTTTTGTGCAAGAAAACCTGCTGAAGACATCATTTGGGAAATCTAACTGCAGCTATTACATGACCCAAAGTCACTATATTACCAAATCGCTTTCTCAAGAAGAAGCCTCATTTCCTTTAGCCTACACGATAACTTTGCACAAGGAGTTTGATACTTTTGAGAGGCTCTTCAGGGCTATCTATATGCCTCAAAACATTTACTGTATCCATGTGGATAAAAAGGCCCCCGAAAAATACAAGAAGAAAGTGGCGCAACTGTTGGCCTGCTTCCCCAATGCCTTCCTTGCTTCACAGTCAGAGCTGGTGGTTTATGCTGGGATATCCCGGCTTCAGGCTGACTTAAACTGCATGAAAGATCTTGTGAAGTCTGCGGTGCCCTGGAAATACCTTCTCAACATGTGCGGGCAAGATTTCCCCTTAAAAACCAACAAGGAAATTATTCAACATCTAAAAAAATTCAAGGGGAAAAACATTGCTGATGGAGTATTGCCTCCTCCTCATATTATCAAAAGgacaaaatatatatacagagaaCAAATGTTTGGCATCTTTTCTTTCATTCTACCCACTTTATTATGGAAACCACCTCCTCCGCATGGCCTCACAATCTATTTTGGCCCTGCCTATGTTGCTCTTACAAGGAAATTTGCCGACTTCATACTCCAAGACCAACGTTCTCTTGACCTCCTTGAGTGGTCCAAAGATACCTACAGTCCCGATGAACATTTCTGGGtgacaatgaacagaataccagGTATGTTTTATTTCTTCCATGATTGA